The Paenibacillus sp. FSL R7-0345 DNA segment TGGATGGCTTTGACACACGAGTTACAGCCGGGGGAATGCAGGAGGTACTGAATAAAGGACTGGAGCTGGCACCGGTTTTGGCGGATAGTACCATTCAGGAGGTCAGAGTAGGCTTCCGGCCGTTCACTCCGGGATTTCTGCCGGTGATTGGCGCCGTGCCCGGCTGGGAAGGAGTGCTGGCAGCCAACGGCCTCGGAGCGTCGGGCTTAACCATGGGGCCGTTTATCGGGAGCCAGCTGGCGAAGCTCGCTCTGGGCTTGACCCCGGACATTGAGCTGGAGGATTATGAACTCAGCAAAGCGATGGAGCAGCAGGGTTAGTACAAACACAAGGAGGGCGATTAGCCAATGAGCATCGTAGAAATCATCAAAACCCGGAGAAGTGTGAAGCAGTTTAAGTCAGATCCTGTCAGCGAAGGAGACCTGTTATCCTGGCTGGAGGCCGCAAGCTATGCCCCGAACCACCGGATGAACGAGCCGTGGGAGATTCTGATGATCGGAACCGAAACTAGAGCGGCGCTGAAGCATAAGACTGATTTTGGCGGAGCACCGGTTGTGCTTGCTTTACTGTCTAAATCAGCAGCAACCCCGTTTGAGCGTGACGAGAATGTAATGGCGGTTTCCTGCTTTGCCCAGAATTTTCTCCTGGCTGCCCATGAAGCCGGAGCAGGCGCATATTGGGCTTCCTTAGGCGCATTGCCCCATAACCGTATTATTCTCGGTGTACCGGAGGATTATGATGTAATCGGTGTTTTCGGAATCGGCTATCCGGCAGAAATTCCGCCGCTCAAGCCAAGAACACCTGTTACCTCCAAAATCACTACCCGTCCTTAGGATATGAGCCGCGCTTAGCGCGGCTTTTGTGTTATAAAGGAGCGTATACAGCTAAAAGCGCTGACTGCTGATTGCCGTAAACCTGCTGCGGTTAATGAATGGCAGAAAGATCAGCAGAGGAGGATTACAAGTGGCAGATCAGCGCAAACGGAATATTCATACGACACCGAATCCCGACGGAGGCTGGGATAATCAGAGAGGCGGCGAGAAGCTCAGCCATCACAGTACCAAGGAGGAGGCGGAGCGGGCCGGCAAACAGGAAGCGAAGAACGCTCATACGGAGCTGAAAATCCACAATAAAGACGGTAAAATATCGGACTCGGTCAGCTACGGTAACGACCCGTATCCGCCCAAAGGATAATATTAAATTTCATGAATATACGCCTGTACGGGAACTCTAGAAATTGAGGAACGCTCAAATTCTAAAGAGGATGAGGACGGTATTCATGAATAAGGTTTCAAATAGTGCTAAACAGGAAAAGAAACTGAAATGGTGGCAGTTAAGCCTATTGGGCGTGGCCGGAACAATCGGTACAGGTTATTTTCTCGGCTCAGGACTGGCGATATCTATCGGAGGCCCGTCCGTGCTGATTGTGTACTTGCTGGCCGCTGCCGGGACTTATGTAGTCTTTGATGCACTGGCCCAAATGACCGCACAGCATCCTGAACAGGGCTCCTTCCGGTCCTACGCCAAAAAGGCATTCGGGAACTGGGCCGGGTTCGGCAGCGGGTGGGTCTACTGGTTCTCCGAGCTGCTGATTATGGGCAGCCAGCTTACGGCTCTGTCCATTTTCTCACGGTTCTGGTTCCCGGCGGTACCGATGTGGACCTTTGCAGCAGGCTATGCTGTGTTAAGTCTGACCATTGTCTTCTTTGGCAACAAGGGGTTTGACCGGGTGGAAAATGTGCTGGCTGTAATCAAGGTGTCAGCGATTCTGATGTTTCTTGTGCTGGCAGCCGCATTTCTGGCCGGCTGGATTGGCGGAGCCAAGTATACGCCTGACATGCCTAACGGCTTTAAGGGCTGGCTTCCTGCGGGAGGAATCGGCCTGTGGTCTGCTTTTATTTTTGCCTTCTATGCTTATGGCGGGATAGAAGTATTGGGCATTATGGCCAACAGGCTGGAGAATCCCGAGGAGGCACCCAAAGCCGGCAAGGTGATGCTGCTGTCGCTTGCGACGGTATATGTACTATCCATTGGTCTTGCTGTTATTATGGTGCCGCTAAGCGCCTTTAATCCTAAAGAAAGCCCGTTTATGCTGGCGCTGACCAGCGACCGGCTGGCTTTTGTTCCGCACCTGTTCAATGGCGTGCTGATCATTGCCGGTTTTTCCACAATGACCGCATCGCTGTATGCGATTACTTCGATGATGATTACCCTGGCCCAGGAAGGGGATGCTCCCCGGATGTTCGCAAAGAAATGGAAGGACAAGTATCCGTTTCTTGCGCTCTGTCTGATTGCTGCCGGTTTAACCGCGGCTATAATGATGTCGCTTTGGCTTCCTGACAGGGTATATGAATACATTACAACGGCCGCCGGGCTCATGATCCTGTATAACTGGTCATGGATCCTGCTGTCCTCCGGAAGATTGCTTAAACCCGGCAGGCTGAGCGGACTGAAACGCTGGAGCGGACTGGTTCTGATCGTAGCTGCAGTTGCCGGTACGCTGTTCCATAAGGTTAGCCGCCCGGGGTTCTACATCAGCCTGCTGATCATAGCTGTAATCGCGCTCAGTGATTTTATTGTCCAGCGGGTAAAGCGCAAGCACAAGGCTTCCTCTGCGGAGGAGGAGACAGGCGGACAGGATGTTGAAATAGCCGGACATCACAGCCTGCCGGGATCTGAATTCCGGATCAAGGGGATCCGGCTGCGCAAAAGCAAAATCTAGTGGAAGAACAGCAGCCGGGCAGCCTGTACTCCGAAATACAACCCGAAGCCGATAAGCGACAGGCCGGATAACACGGAAATGGCC contains these protein-coding regions:
- a CDS encoding DUF2188 domain-containing protein, with amino-acid sequence MADQRKRNIHTTPNPDGGWDNQRGGEKLSHHSTKEEAERAGKQEAKNAHTELKIHNKDGKISDSVSYGNDPYPPKG
- a CDS encoding amino acid permease gives rise to the protein MNKVSNSAKQEKKLKWWQLSLLGVAGTIGTGYFLGSGLAISIGGPSVLIVYLLAAAGTYVVFDALAQMTAQHPEQGSFRSYAKKAFGNWAGFGSGWVYWFSELLIMGSQLTALSIFSRFWFPAVPMWTFAAGYAVLSLTIVFFGNKGFDRVENVLAVIKVSAILMFLVLAAAFLAGWIGGAKYTPDMPNGFKGWLPAGGIGLWSAFIFAFYAYGGIEVLGIMANRLENPEEAPKAGKVMLLSLATVYVLSIGLAVIMVPLSAFNPKESPFMLALTSDRLAFVPHLFNGVLIIAGFSTMTASLYAITSMMITLAQEGDAPRMFAKKWKDKYPFLALCLIAAGLTAAIMMSLWLPDRVYEYITTAAGLMILYNWSWILLSSGRLLKPGRLSGLKRWSGLVLIVAAVAGTLFHKVSRPGFYISLLIIAVIALSDFIVQRVKRKHKASSAEEETGGQDVEIAGHHSLPGSEFRIKGIRLRKSKI
- a CDS encoding nitroreductase family protein, which gives rise to MSIVEIIKTRRSVKQFKSDPVSEGDLLSWLEAASYAPNHRMNEPWEILMIGTETRAALKHKTDFGGAPVVLALLSKSAATPFERDENVMAVSCFAQNFLLAAHEAGAGAYWASLGALPHNRIILGVPEDYDVIGVFGIGYPAEIPPLKPRTPVTSKITTRP